Proteins encoded together in one Spirochaeta cellobiosiphila DSM 17781 window:
- a CDS encoding PP2C family protein-serine/threonine phosphatase, whose protein sequence is MNSFHLFSFLPILIFTTLIWFERILTKGHDKKSNALIGSTLFMVANGLLQATYDHFPQELLFLNTQSIMTFLYLYFIGLATLEYSIHSKRIDKSYLSEDFNDRLKYLKIPFLLLTVILLILYISPPLRLNEQYLFGLYYKFASELNLAKGTIYPYYTKLLSSLFVLLLLINLAICLFQLFNLLTGVIRKRNYPFVLMGLVGLYYTVVIIQKDGTTHISLIPFFILNSAYIVRVVSEYFFWNNYHLRKELKRQDERVHNNTVLLKKVINSPEDEEKHIIQHTIDDALSKIFTRLILPEYQFTGIIIYRCNAQRILEVENPEHITGYCTPMKAVENIKNMSREKINEIILKTSYDLEKLEDTELKDITDWGESIVKRVLNAPHEILIEQNIPRLYLGLQRLLCAVPISDHRSLTGMIILYKDSFNKIYPSEMDVLTELSESLGLIFQIMDGKEYQKERSRLQSEMETAKNIQVSILPRTIELPGYETAAFMETATEVGGDVYDIINTPFGNYLGIGDVTGHGLASGMVALMQLTSLHSILEVSKQVSLEFDIDTIYDIVNTVLCTINRDRIGSDKFMTQNYFVEKEGYFLHSGAHEIGLLYHKETDSIEELTKLIRQTGYLGLSEYVKAASSVGEFFMSPGDVLILYTDGVIEAKNQDQEQFGLERLKDLLMEFKDLHPKDIIEKIRDRVKNFAKWGDVRKNEGQFADDFTMIVLRKLPEQPKGSVRLFL, encoded by the coding sequence ATGAATTCATTTCACCTGTTCAGCTTTCTACCAATCCTTATATTTACCACCCTAATATGGTTTGAACGAATACTGACAAAAGGACATGACAAAAAAAGTAATGCCCTCATTGGTTCTACTTTATTCATGGTTGCCAATGGACTACTTCAGGCGACATACGATCATTTTCCACAGGAGTTATTATTTCTCAACACCCAAAGTATCATGACCTTTCTCTATCTTTACTTTATCGGACTTGCGACCTTAGAGTATTCCATACATTCCAAACGAATAGATAAAAGTTACTTAAGCGAAGATTTTAATGACAGGCTTAAGTATTTAAAAATCCCTTTCCTTCTGCTAACAGTAATACTTCTTATTTTATACATAAGCCCTCCCCTTAGATTAAATGAACAATACTTATTTGGCCTCTATTATAAATTTGCTTCAGAGCTCAATTTGGCTAAGGGAACTATCTATCCCTATTACACAAAATTATTATCAAGCTTATTTGTCTTGCTCTTATTGATTAACCTCGCTATTTGCCTATTTCAACTGTTTAATTTATTGACAGGTGTTATCAGAAAACGTAACTATCCTTTTGTCCTTATGGGACTGGTAGGGCTATACTATACGGTCGTCATCATACAAAAGGATGGGACCACACATATAAGCTTAATACCTTTTTTTATCCTTAATTCCGCTTACATAGTAAGGGTTGTATCGGAGTACTTCTTTTGGAATAACTACCATTTACGAAAAGAACTCAAACGGCAGGATGAAAGGGTTCACAATAATACTGTCCTCTTAAAAAAGGTCATTAACAGTCCTGAAGACGAAGAGAAGCACATCATACAACACACCATAGATGATGCCCTATCCAAAATATTTACCCGGCTTATCCTCCCGGAATACCAATTCACAGGTATCATCATCTACCGCTGTAATGCTCAGAGAATTCTGGAGGTAGAAAATCCGGAACATATAACCGGATACTGCACTCCCATGAAAGCAGTAGAAAATATTAAAAACATGTCCAGAGAAAAGATCAATGAAATTATCCTAAAGACAAGCTATGATCTAGAAAAACTCGAAGACACAGAATTGAAAGACATAACGGACTGGGGAGAATCGATAGTAAAAAGGGTACTCAATGCCCCTCATGAAATCCTTATAGAACAAAACATTCCCCGCCTCTACTTAGGTCTACAAAGATTACTCTGTGCTGTTCCCATTAGCGATCACCGCAGCTTAACAGGTATGATCATTCTTTATAAAGATAGTTTTAACAAAATATATCCCAGTGAAATGGATGTCCTGACAGAACTATCTGAATCCCTGGGATTGATCTTTCAAATCATGGATGGTAAAGAATATCAAAAAGAAAGATCAAGATTGCAAAGCGAAATGGAGACAGCGAAGAATATTCAAGTTTCCATTCTACCGCGGACCATAGAGCTTCCTGGATATGAAACAGCTGCTTTTATGGAAACAGCCACAGAAGTGGGGGGAGATGTCTATGACATTATCAATACCCCCTTTGGTAATTACTTAGGAATCGGAGATGTAACCGGTCATGGATTAGCTTCAGGGATGGTTGCCCTCATGCAGCTCACTAGTCTTCATAGTATCCTGGAAGTAAGTAAACAGGTAAGTCTGGAATTTGATATTGATACCATATATGACATTGTTAATACCGTACTGTGTACAATAAATAGAGATAGAATTGGTAGCGATAAATTTATGACCCAAAACTACTTCGTGGAAAAAGAGGGGTATTTCCTCCATTCCGGAGCACATGAAATAGGCCTACTCTATCATAAAGAAACAGATAGTATTGAAGAACTAACCAAGCTCATACGTCAAACAGGATACTTGGGATTGTCAGAATATGTGAAAGCCGCCTCCTCAGTGGGAGAGTTTTTTATGAGTCCCGGAGATGTCCTTATCCTCTATACAGATGGCGTTATAGAGGCTAAAAACCAAGATCAGGAACAATTCGGTTTGGAAAGATTAAAAGATCTGCTTATGGAATTCAAAGATCTCCATCCTAAAGATATTATTGAAAAGATTAGAGACAGGGTAAAGAATTTTGCTAAATGGGGAGATGTCCGAAAAAACGAAGGACAATTCGCCGATGATTTTACTATGATTGTTCTTAGAAAGCTCCCCGAACAACCAAAGGGTAGTGTTCGTCTGTTTCTATAA
- a CDS encoding ATP-binding protein — MSNTRGYIELKFGPRWKYIAPARSFIQNFLAIAIDNTAKADAIAMAASELLENAVKYAHGEETGIIVQVFPDEQRITASVTNKGDKSSIKELKAIYSRINEGDPLEAYVSQMKIAATREDGKSQLGLARIRYEVGAKLSMETNEDDMITITIEADWSNTGDSSNE, encoded by the coding sequence ATGTCCAATACAAGAGGCTATATTGAGCTGAAGTTTGGCCCAAGATGGAAATATATTGCACCAGCTAGAAGTTTTATCCAAAACTTTCTAGCCATTGCAATAGATAACACAGCCAAGGCCGATGCCATAGCAATGGCAGCCAGTGAATTATTGGAGAATGCCGTTAAATATGCCCATGGGGAAGAAACAGGAATCATCGTACAAGTCTTTCCAGACGAACAAAGAATAACAGCCTCGGTCACCAACAAAGGTGACAAGTCTTCTATAAAAGAACTAAAAGCCATCTATAGTCGTATCAATGAAGGTGACCCTCTGGAAGCCTATGTATCCCAAATGAAAATCGCAGCCACACGGGAGGACGGAAAAAGCCAACTGGGATTAGCCAGAATACGCTATGAAGTGGGGGCAAAGCTTTCTATGGAAACGAATGAGGACGATATGATCACCATTACAATCGAGGCCGACTGGTCCAATACAGGAGATTCTTCAAATGAATAA
- a CDS encoding beta-ketoacyl-ACP synthase III — MKAFIQSTGYYVPDYIRTNEELSSMVDTNDEWIYSHTGIRERRIAGPDQAASDLAVEASLKAIEKAAISADDIDIIILATSTPDHNSFPSTASLVQDKLGARNAAAMDISAACSGFAYALETGKNFIASGSYKHVLVIGTEVFSRIIDWTDRDTCVLFGDGAGAVVLSQQEKEESYILDSILGSDGSGAPYLIREAGGSRYPKNETDKSPFVTMNGRRVYNFAVKVIGKTILDLLDRNNYTIDDIDYIVPHQANIRIIEACAKRTGIPLEKFFTDMEFYANTSAASIPIALGEMEEKGLLHRGNLIITVGFGAGLTYAGNLLRW; from the coding sequence TTGAAAGCCTTTATACAATCTACAGGTTATTATGTACCTGATTATATACGCACAAATGAGGAATTATCCTCTATGGTAGATACCAATGATGAATGGATATACTCCCATACAGGAATTAGAGAGCGCAGAATAGCTGGTCCCGATCAAGCAGCCTCTGACTTAGCCGTAGAAGCCTCATTAAAAGCTATTGAAAAGGCAGCCATAAGTGCTGATGATATCGACATCATTATATTGGCGACTTCCACTCCCGATCATAATAGCTTTCCCTCTACAGCCAGTCTGGTACAGGATAAGTTAGGTGCCAGAAATGCAGCGGCTATGGATATATCAGCAGCCTGCTCTGGATTCGCATACGCTCTGGAAACAGGCAAAAACTTTATAGCATCCGGTTCTTACAAACATGTATTAGTGATAGGTACAGAGGTATTCTCACGAATCATTGACTGGACGGATAGAGACACTTGTGTACTCTTTGGTGATGGTGCAGGGGCGGTTGTCCTTTCTCAACAGGAAAAAGAAGAATCCTATATACTTGATTCCATTCTTGGGTCTGATGGATCTGGAGCCCCTTATCTCATAAGAGAAGCGGGAGGAAGCCGTTATCCTAAGAACGAAACAGACAAGAGTCCCTTTGTAACCATGAATGGTCGCAGGGTTTATAACTTTGCCGTTAAAGTCATAGGTAAGACAATACTTGATCTACTAGACAGAAATAATTACACCATAGACGATATTGATTATATTGTTCCCCACCAGGCCAATATTAGAATCATTGAAGCTTGTGCCAAACGAACCGGAATCCCTTTAGAGAAATTCTTTACCGACATGGAGTTCTATGCGAACACCAGTGCTGCTTCCATTCCTATCGCCTTAGGTGAAATGGAAGAAAAGGGCTTACTTCACAGGGGTAACCTTATTATAACCGTTGGATTTGGAGCAGGTCTTACTTATGCGGGAAACCTTCTCCGCTGGTAA